A single region of the Triticum dicoccoides isolate Atlit2015 ecotype Zavitan chromosome 2B, WEW_v2.0, whole genome shotgun sequence genome encodes:
- the LOC119360193 gene encoding uncharacterized protein LOC119360193 gives MEAAISVVTAELVSRFISFLKNKYQSSLNHVKSEEKVRERLQHLLMRVSIVIEEADGRYITNSGMLLQLKMLSEAMYKGYRVLDTLRYKSFQDSVGFDKVSVNDSSSSSLYLAVPFKRSRTYSENDDKAMRLELDGALESLEIVVAHMAEFVVLLSGCECMSRRLYDVYLYTTNFMFGRHAEKQKLLTFLLEHNNPPGDHALAVLPVIGGVGVGKKTLVAHVCGNEWVRSRFSSILHLNGNNLMTILDHGRSMFGMMLVVIEFASDVDDDDWKRFHSFLIRVSRGSRIIIISKLIRLARFGSVQPIFLSVLSYDELRYLFKTLAFGSIDPIEHPQLVKIADGFAKELHTMQGALVATNMYADVLRRNLDVQFWRCILDRGIRYVKRNISIYGVHPSTLLEQGQPVDITDFALHPLSMRRYTINASIKEESPSVTLGELLADPSVRPKKDFILISWESRIPPRNTYARFVTSHAEDTSEGSASHPGRKRRGVPI, from the coding sequence ATGGAAGCTGCCATATCTGTAGTCACTGCTGAACTAGTGAGCCGTTTCATCTCCTTCCTGAAGAACAAGTACCAATCCTCCTTGAACCATGTCAAATCCGAGGAGAAGGTGAGGGAGAGGTTGCAACACCTCCTGATGAGAGTCAGCATCGTCATTGAGGAGGCGGATGGGCGGTACATAACCAACTCTGGGATGTTATTGCAACTCAAGATGCTCTCAGAGGCCATGTACAAAGGATACCGCGTGCTGGACACCTTAAGGTACAAATCCTTCCAAGACAGTGTAGGCTTTGACAAGGTTAGCGTCAACGACTCATCTAGTAGCAGCTTGTATTTAGCTGTTCCTTTCAAGCGTTCTCGAACATATAGTGAGAATGATGACAAGGCCATGCGCCTCGAGTTAGATGGTGCCTTGGAAAGCTTAGAAATTGTTGTTGCTCACATGGCAGAATTTGTTGTGCTTCTGAGTGGATGTGAGTGCATGTCTCGTAGgctatatgatgtttatctttacaCCACCAACTTCATGTTCGGCCGACACGCCGAAAAGCAAAAGCTCTTGACCTTCTTGTTGGAGCACAACAACCCTCCCGGTGATCATGCACTAGCAGTTCTTCCGGTCATAGGTGGTGTTGGAGTTGGGAAGAAAACATTGGTTGCTCATGTGTGTGGCAACGAGTGGGTTCGCTCACGCTTCTCCTCTATTTTGCACTTGAATGGAAACAACCTCATGACAATACTTGACCATGGAAGGAGCATGTTTGGGATGATGTTGGTAGTTATTGAGTTTGCTTCTGATGTGGATGACGATGACTGGAAAAGGTTTCACTCCTTTCTCATAAGAGTCAGCAGAGGAAGCAGAATCATCATCATAAGTAAACTTATAAGATTAGCCCGGTTTGGATCGGTGCAACCTATTTTTCTAAGTGTTTTGTCTTATGACGAGTTGAGATATCTTTTCAAGACACTGGCATTCGGGAGCATAGACCCCATAGAACATCCACAACTAGTAAAAATAGCAGATGGGTTTGCCAAGGAGTTGCACACTATGCAAGGCGCACTTGTCGCAACAAATATGTACGCCGATGTCTTGAGAAGGAACCTCGATGTTCAGTTCTGGCGTTGCATATTGGACAGGGGAATAAGATATGTTAAAAGAAACATCTCCATATATGGCGTGCACCCAAGCACGCTTCTAGAACAAGGCCAGCCAGTGGACATAACGGACTTTGCTTTGCACCCACTTAGCATGAGACGTTATACAATTAATGCTTCAATCAAGGAGGAATCACCAAGTGTGACATTGGGGGAACTTCTAGCTGATCCTAGCGTTAGGCCCAAAAAAGATTTCATTCTAATTTCATGGGAATCAAGGATACCCCCTCGCAACACATATGCCCGCTTTGTTACAAGTCATGCTGAGGACACAAGTGAAGGTAGTGCTTCACATCCCGGGAGGAAACGACGAGGAGTGCCCATCTAA